In Miscanthus floridulus cultivar M001 chromosome 19, ASM1932011v1, whole genome shotgun sequence, the DNA window TTTCGTACCCCTTTACATGTACTTTATTTCTGATTTTGAAGTTCTGTTACCCTGATGATATGTGAAATTGATTTTGAAGTTAGGTATGACGGCCCCCAATATGAAATTGGTGAACTTTTTTGCTAAAAGCTgacagttttttgtttttttcaatCTCGGTGCCCATGTGCCGTTACCTTATAGAATATTAATTAACATAAGTTATAATACTCAACAAATCTGTCCTGCTTACCTCTTTTTCCCATGACGACATAATCTGAATAACATGGTGGAAAATAAGAGATCTTTCAGCTTCAAATGATTTCCAGTGTAAAAGGCACCTGTAGATAATAACAGCTGCAGTAGGCCTACCATTGATGAATCCCAGGTCATGAGATATACACATAGTCAATATGTTGAGATTTTCCTGGAGCACAAAACTGCCACGTCAGGATATAGAAATTACATCTGTATAACATGAGGATCAAAAGTAACAGGACAACTATGCATCCATAAGAAAAGGAACAAGTACAAGGTAGCAGAAGACCTGTTAATTACATAGTACAAGCTGAGAAAAAAATCAAGCAACAGGATTCTTTATATAGAACTAAAAATAATATGAAAAAGATGAGGAAATGAAATAAGCAGTAACAGTTTTAAGTTATATTCTGGATACTACATGCATAAGCACTAAGGCCTTATAGCTTGCAGAATGTGGATTGCAGCTTGAAGGCTGTTAAAATCTGCAAGCTGAAACTAATAGGTCTCTGATTGTAACTATCTGCAATCTGCAAGGTAAAACAAACAGAGCCTAAGTAgggaaacaacacatgaaatttgatTTCACCCAAAATTAAGGAAGTGTTGAGGTATTTCAAGGGCATCCACTTCTTGGTTCTGTTGGTGGCATGGTGGtttttgaaacatatgaatggtTGTATGTTTTAGGGTTCTTCTCCTAATCTTGCTACCATCTTGTGGGATATTAGAGATGAGGCGATGCTAGGGTGTATGGCAGGAGCCAAAAGGCGTCCAAGCGTACCCAGCTCGCCTTGTGAAACAGTGGCGCCTTGTTGCCTAGGCatcgcctaggcgtccaggcagACCCAGCACTCACCTGGATGCTTAGTCACCTttgaaaccatgcacctagctatGTAAAGCCTGTGTGAagtacttagggcctgtttgatttctggcatatgcaatgttttcaagtcgtctgATTAATCGCGATTACTCGTCCTAATCGGTTCCTGGTGTTCGATTAGGAGGTCCGACTCGATTAGCTCGACCAGAAAGCTGGTCGTCCAATTAGTCGACGAGAAATCGTGATTAGTCGTCCGACTAGGACAGGGACGACCAGTTTGGTTACTCTGTTTTTGGGCATGTTTAACTGGGCAGACATGTGGGCTACTGGGCTTGCAGTTTGGCCTGTTAGGGTTAGAATATTTAGCAAAAAGGAAGCCTTTGTTGCGCTACATCTGGATGCGAGCGTAGTTGGAGTGAATTTTCTGCTGTAAGTGCTAGTGTACTACTGCTGAGTAATTAAGTATGATAGTAATATTGATATGTGATTCTGCATTATATTTTGTGTAGGTCCATACAAAAAAGAGAAACCGATTAGAGCACCAAAGGTTAAATAAGTTGGTATATGTCAGTTACAACCCCGCAAGATGGAAAacagatttaaaaaaaattagagagCTAGGTTCCAAAGGAAAGAGATGCAATCCACTCTTGCTTGATGAATTTCATTAGAAAAATGAATGGGTCAATGAAAATTGTGAACTAGAACCAGTTCAGGAAGGTGGTGGCGATGCTATGACTTGGGCTGTTGTGGATGAGGCTATTGGTGCAACTCAGGGTCTAAAGAGACGTAACTTGCCTAGGGCTACTGCTACTCGTGCTGTTGTTGCTACCCCTGTGAGGCGTACTTATGCTAGGAACAGGAAGCGTCCAAGGAACACAGCGACTCAAGAtattgatgaagttgatgatgaagacCAAGATCAGCATGTAGATTCAGCAATAGCAATGGAGGCGAATGAAGAATCTGCACCAACTGAAACTGGAGATGGACCAactagagatggagatggaggcttCAATTTTAATGTTGATTTGCTTAATTAGATGGCTAGTTGCCTACTTTTGTTGGACTGTTAAATGTCAATGATTGTGACTATATGTTGAACACTTTAGCTTATGTGTActgaacttgtttggttatgtaATATGCTGGCTGTGTGGCTGCTATGGTCCGCTATGTGCTAACTGCTAAATGCTAGTTATTTGCTACTGCAGCAGTGCTTGCTAATGCAGCAGTGCTGCTGTTGAGTTGTGTCAAGAtcaagactacattagtgttgCTAATTATGGTCTTCTTTGGTATTTTAGGCTTCTAGCAGCAAGTCAGCAAAGAAATGGAGTTTGGGACAGGAATATGGACCTTTGGACAtggcagaaaagagaagaaaacaaCTCCCACAAGTCACCAGCTAaacactaatgtagtcttgatgtttgctttattgtgtatactatatagtatatataggtatatatatagtaggtatattatatatatgtcCTGATATATAGGACGACCAGGTGTCGACTAGGCTCGACTAATCGGCCTGGTcgacgactaatcgtgattagtctcctggtcggtcccatggcgactaggttcgactggacgacttgaaaacattgggtATATGGCCGCCTGGCTATGCCCAGCCAGAGTCAGGTCCAAATGGTACAAGTGCCTGTGTTTGATTGCATGTTCCTGCAGAGCCAAGCTCACGTAAGATCGTGTTTGATTGTCTGTACAAAAGAGTAGGATGACCCCTGGACTTAGAACATGGTAAGGTTATCCCCATACATTGGCATTGTCATTTCATCGAACACGTGCAGGGCGTCGGCACCCAGCACCGGCACATCGCCGCCGCTCCTCTTCTCTCGCGCCACTGCTGCGGCAGCGAACGTGATGGACGCCGTTCCATACGCCCAGCAGgccaggaggaagaagatgggggAGGGAGAGGCGGAGGGAAGCGCGGGAGCCGGCCGCCGCGGCCCCAGAACCAGCGTGGGCACGCCCTTCTCCTTGGCCACGGCGCAAAAGAGCAGCGCGCCGTTGATGCCGTCACCGGCGCCGGGGCCGCCCGTGAGCTCGTCATTCCTCACCATGGTGGAGCTGGCCGAGGGGAGAAGAAGGGTCTGCGGACCTGCTCGCTTTGGCTGCGGGCCGGACGTCGCGTGCCGCCTCACCACCGCTGAGCAGCAGCGCGAGCGTGAATCGAAGTGGTGCACCGGGAGCGGGAGCGCCGGTCACTGGCCTTCTTCCTCTGCCCGCGCGAGGACCGCGTGGTGCCGCCCGCTGCCGCGCCTCCTTGCCGTTGCCGCACGCGAGCAGGAGCAGCCGCGGCGGTACCCGGACTTCACCTGGGCAGACATGGCGCGCTTCACGCAGCGCCACTACCGCGCCGACGCCGGCACGCTCGACGCCTTCGCACGCTGGCTCGGCGCCGCCCCCACCTGTGCCGCGGCGACGTCGGCAATGGCCGCGGCGTGGCAGGCCATCGCGCTCCCGCGgtccccggcggcggcgcggccaggcCAGCCAGCTCGGTGGCCCCGGCGAAGGCCTGGCCAGGTCTGCACGCTCGGCGGcccccggcggcggcgcgccCCCCACACCGCAGCGCGGCGAGCTCGGCCGCTCACCACCCGGGGACCCCGCCCCCGCCCGCGTCGTTGCTGACCCCGAGCCCGTCGCCTCCCAGGACCGCAGCACGGCCATCAATCCTCGCGCCGTCTGCTGCTccagcgtggcggcggcggccagagCAGCAAAGGCGGCACGCGACAACGAAGAAGAAAGCGAGCGGTGAGAGAGAGACGCGAGTCGGGAGGTGAGTCCAACTCGCGCTTCCACGCCGAAGCGAGACTGGCCGCCGAAAAACGGACTTCATCTTCGTTTCCTGGcagccaagagagagagagttttttGCACCCGGCCGGCCTGGCTCGCGAGTGGGCCTAGGATATCAAACACGCGAGTTTGCAGCCCAGGAGCGCAGGGCCACCCTGGCGCCCCAAATCAAATAGGCCCTTAGTGTATGTATAACAATGCTGTATGCAATGTTGTCTGTAGCAATGCAGCTGCCACAGCATGCCAACACAAATGATAAATTTCCACCTTTTTAGCAACCTATTTGTTTGCAAACAGATTATAGCAAGTGCGTAGCTACTATAATGTATAGCTAACTTCTTTAACCACATTCTATGAAAAAAGGTGAGTACATAGGCAGGCGGTAGTTACTTTCAGTAAGAAATTTGATTTGTTCAACTACCGTAGCAAAAGGTCTTCTTTCAACCTGGTGATCAGAGAAAATACAAAATCACATTCAACCTACTTGCTGATGACTTCTGGTCCAAAAACATTAGTAGTTTTGCATTTCACAAAGGTTTTGAGAAAATCAACTGGGAAGTAATAACTTGAGTAGTCTAGAATCCTAAATAGAACAATTGGAAATTTAGTTCAAAGGAACTTGCCGGAAAGTCTTCTAATCTCTTTATGCTGTCCAAATTCgatgatgatgtcaaggaagaaaacCTTGCCTCAGACCCAGTATGTGATGCGGATGGTAGTTCGGCTGGTGGCACATAAACAACCGTCAGCTTTACCTTATTCACCAGATTGCTTGACATGTTGTCAAACAAATCTGCAGTGATAGGCTTTGATGTGAGCATATACTTCTCAACGGCAATGCTCTGTATGAGAAATTCATCGCTGCACTGCCAGTCCAATTGTAACTCCTGTTCTTCTTCCATTGTTACAACTACATTAAATGTGGACTGTGGCCACAGAAAGCCACTAGTCGGTTCAATGTAATAGTTTTTCTTTGCCATCATAagcccaaaataaaatgcaacatAGTCATCTGTCTTGTTAGTTAGCTTTACAATGCAAGGTATCCGCTTGTTTATCTCCAAGGAAAAGCGAAGTTCAAGAGGGCTGATCTCGAGCAACTCCTTTGGGGTGGGCACAATCTGCAGCAAAGAACTCCTTGCATTGAATggtaatagaattttgaaaactttcctgagttttttctctctttttttggcATATCCCAAATTCACTGGGTGACTGAATCTAGATACATTTCACATAAATTTCGAATCTAGATACATTTCACATAAATTTCCATCAGTTCTATCACTGAAGTAGTGTAATATTCCCTCAGAAAAGATGTAGGGCTAGTTTGGAAACTCAAATCCCCTTAGAATCCCTGACTTCTCCTAGGAGGAGAAATCCATGGGGATGTCATTTGAATAAGATAATTGATTCTCCATGGGAGGTTTTCCCTCCCTGGGTTTAGCTCccccttgcttccaaattagCTCGTAATGTAATATCAGTATACACTGTAATATCTTACCAAGTACATGTCCAAGTACTATTTAATACTTTAAACATTTTGTAATACTAGAGCACCTACAAAATTCTCCATGTGAACTGATGGAAGCATGCCGACTTATATGCATTCAGGGTAGGATACAAGTTATAGGAAGATAGTCTATAACATATTTTAAGTTTTGGCAGATAGTGTCAAAACTTTATAACCTAAACTTTTTAGCTAAGGAAGGTTACAGCTCTCATCATATATGATTGAAATAGGTAACCACCAAAACTAGGTTTAGATGTTAAGCACAAGGAAACAAGACATAGGAATTTCATTCACCAATGTACTTTTTCTTGTATGAGTGCTAAATATCAAAATACATTTGCACATATTCTTTATTCTTTATGGGTATATATGATATTTACCTAGAAGTGAACAAAAACAAACATGTGCTCTACTACGTATTCTTGTAAAATAAATTCCTAAGCAAACCCCTAGCTTAACTTCCACAAGAGCTATACCTTGTCTTTATGTGAATTTTCCTCATTGCTCGCATAGCAATTGGTGCTTTCCCATCTATGAAGCTTCTCAATAACCTCCTTTGTTGTAGGCCTTTCCATTCGATCAATTTTGATGCAGCTAAGACCTATTTGAAGGCAACTTTCGATTTGTTGGCATTCTAATTCTGGTGATGCATGCCCTGGTGTTTCTTCAAACCTGTTTCTCCATTTCCCAAGTACCTGCTTGGAGCAGAGAGTTTGATACTATGGTTATGTAAAAGTGTAAAATCATTAGTCCAAAGGACCTCCATCTCAAATGCTGAAACATAATTTCTTACAGGTTCCACAAAATCCTGGCAGGAAGTTACAGTAATACCGAAAGGTCCGATCCTGCGGCCTGTTATCATCTCTATAATTATTACACCCAAACTGTATATGTCTGCCTTAGTTGTGATTATATGGTCCCATATATATTCTGGTGCCATGTAACCACTGCATCACAACATGAGATTTTGAAGTTCAAACATTAAGAGCTGCAAAACAAGATCATTAAAAAGCAATGCATTGTCAAGTTACATTAAACTTACTGTGAGCCTGCAATAGTTGTAGCACAAGTTTGAACCTTTTGATCATCAAAGAATTTTGATAGGCCGAAATCCGCAATTTTTGGTTCCATATTGTCGTCAAGCAATATGTTTGCAGGTTTCAGATCCAAGTGAATAACGGAAGCATTAGTTTGACACTCCTCATGAAGGTAATGTAAACCACAGCAAATCCCCTTAATTATTTTGTAGCGACTGGGCCAATCAAGTCCACTAGATTCGTCTGTGCATGGAATCAAAATGAGAGCATTTGAATAAGTTAATTGAAAAATCATCACACTTGTCAGTTGTCACACAAGTACTATTATATGTTCTCCATCATTTATAACATAGAATGTCTTATGCAGTTTAACATCATGTAATGATCTGTTATAAAATGTCatagcattttttttaaaagtaTTGTGGCATGGCACATTGGTAGAGTCTTTCCACTGGTGGGTTCGAACCAGCCTCCTTGCAGAATTATGAAAGGGTAAGGCTGCCCTGAAATTCACTTCCCCATACCCCACCTTTTATGGGAACTTTCAGCATTAATTACACCCTTTTTATATCTTTCAAAAGTACTAGTGTAGCTAGGTTCAACCTACAAAATTTCCATTCCAAA includes these proteins:
- the LOC136527210 gene encoding myosin-17-like isoform X4, translating into MEPKIADFGLSKFFDDQKVQTCATTIAGSHGYMAPEYIWDHIITTKADIYSLGVIIIEMITGRRIGPFGITVTSCQDFVEPYQTLCSKQVLGKWRNRFEETPGHASPELECQQIESCLQIGLSCIKIDRMERPTTKEVIEKLHRWESTNCYASNEENSHKDKIVPTPKELLEISPLELRFSLEINKRIPCIVKLTNKTDDYVAFYFGLMMAKKNYYIEPTSGFLWPQSTFNVVVTMEEEQELQLDWQCSDEFLIQSIAVEKYMLTSKPITADLFDNMSSNLVNKVKLTVVYVPPAELPSASHTGSEARFSSLTSSSNLDSIKRLEDFPENLNILTMCISHDLGFINGRPTAAVIIYRCLLHWKSFEAERSLIFHHVIQIMSSWEKEAQDSNDKLPYWLSNLFTLLVLLQQTLKISGAIRSTTQGLIGKMTQGLIGKMFTSTQASAQKGGGPSIEEAKYPVLLFKQRLTAWLEKFYGMIRDNLKTEISPLLGLCIQAPRTARASLIKGAKSQANALAQQTLKAHWQSIVKILTNNLNVLKANYVPSFLIRKLFTQVFSFFNAQLFNSLLLRRECCSFSNGEYVKAGLAELAEWCISGTEKYAGTSWDELKHIRQAVGFLVLHQKPNKTLQEITNDLCPVLSIQQLYRISTMYWDDKYGTHTVSSEVISEMRLRMTEDSENAAVDSFLLDGDTSIPFSVDDLSRSETEFDVTEVQIPPSIVEKCAIASQKPNN
- the LOC136527210 gene encoding myosin-15-like isoform X3, producing the protein MLPNGKMIAVKNLVSSSEVQQKQFKNEVDNLMRVRHQNIVQFVGYCYETWLKYTDYNGKHIFAERPKRLLCFEYMPKGSLDRYISDESSGLDWPSRYKIIKGICCGLHYLHEECQTNASVIHLDLKPANILLDDNMEPKIADFGLSKFFDDQKVQTCATTIAGSHGYMAPEYIWDHIITTKADIYSLGVIIIEMITGRRIGPFGITVTSCQDFVEPYQTLCSKQVLGKWRNRFEETPGHASPELECQQIESCLQIGLSCIKIDRMERPTTKEVIEKLHRWESTNCYASNEENSHKDKIVPTPKELLEISPLELRFSLEINKRIPCIVKLTNKTDDYVAFYFGLMMAKKNYYIEPTSGFLWPQSTFNVVVTMEEEQELQLDWQCSDEFLIQSIAVEKYMLTSKPITADLFDNMSSNLVNKVKLTVVYVPPAELPSASHTGSEARFSSLTSSSNLDSIKRLEDFPENLNILTMCISHDLGFINGRPTAAVIIYRCLLHWKSFEAERSLIFHHVIQIMSSWEKEAQDSNDKLPYWLSNLFTLLVLLQQTLKISGAIRSTTQGLIGKMTQGLIGKMFTSTQASAQKGGGPSIEEAKYPVLLFKQRLTAWLEKFYGMIRDNLKTEISPLLGLCIQAPRTARASLIKGAKSQANALAQQTLKAHWQSIVKILTNNLNVLKANYVPSFLIRKLFTQVFSFFNAQLFNSLLLRRECCSFSNGEYVKAGLAELAEWCISGTEKYAGTSWDELKHIRQAVGFLVLHQKPNKTLQEITNDLCPVLSIQQLYRISTMYWDDKYGTHTVSSEVISEMRLRMTEDSENAAVDSFLLDGDTSIPFSVDDLSRSETEFDVTEVQIPPSIVEKCAIASQKPNN